A genomic stretch from Aedes albopictus strain Foshan chromosome 2, AalbF5, whole genome shotgun sequence includes:
- the LOC134286459 gene encoding uncharacterized protein LOC134286459, producing MPSKLNVADEATKWGRGPCFDVHSRWYQGPDFLYQNEQSWPQPDQRITTTEEEIRPCYVHQILTMPLLQFERFSKWDRLLRTVAYVGRFVSTCRRRIEGHYTAKRLTQPELQDAEILLWRMVQLEAYADELAIIRKNEELSVDERMSLEKDSILFKLTPVLDEHGILRVDGRIGSLQVVPVDMKWPIILPRHHRVTFLIVDDYHRKYLHANSETIVNELRQRFYIPRLRVIVKTVANRCQVCKIKKAKPCAPRMGPLPIARLSPFVRPFSYVGLDYFGPITVKIGRANAKRWIALFTCLTIRAVHVEVAFDLSTHSCIACIRRFIARRGAPIEIYSDNGRNFVGAQRVLKDQVARIYEDVAITFTHTKWVLIPPYAPHMGGSWERLVRSIKVAMKSLPQERKLDDDALHTTAVEAEAIVNTRPLTYLPLDSAEQEALSPNHFLLGSSNGVKQPTTRMEDTPRTNRHMWNLIQHNLDHFWRRWIREYLPTLTKRTKWFGESKPLQTGDLVVVIDETKRNGWIRGKVLEINPGRDGRIRQAVVQTSDGVFRRPAAKLAILEVQSDAKAVSGTHLYGEGNVSTGSPSVTTVDVFGDGQRPSP from the coding sequence ATGCCGAGTAAACTCAATGTCGCCGACGAAGCTACCAAGTGGGGCAGAGGGCCCTGCTTCGACGTTCACAGCCGCTGGTACCAAGGACCTGATTTTTTGTACCAAAATGAACAGTCTTGGCCTCAGCCGGACCAGAGGATCACTACCACCGAAGAGGAAATACGACCGTGCTATGTTCATCAAATACTCACGATGCCGCTATTACAATTCGAACGGTTTTCCAAGTGGGATCGTTTGTTACGGACAGTAGCATACGTCGGACGTTTCGTGAGCACGTGCAGGAGACGCATTGAAGGGCATTATACAGCCAAGAGACTGACACAACCAGAACTGCAGGACGCTGAAATATTGTTATGGAGAATGGTGCAATTGGAAGCATATGCGGACGAGTTGGCCATTATCAGGAAGAACGAAGAGTTGTCCGTCGACGAACGAATGTCACTGGAGAAAGACAGCATTCTTTTCAAACTAACTCCGGTACTGGATGAGCATGGAATACTCCGCGTGGACGGCCGCATAGGTTCATTACAAGTAGTACCAGTGGACATGAAATGGCCTATCATTCTACCCAGACACCATCGTGTAACATTCTTGATTGTAGACGACTATCACCGTAAGTATCTTCACGCTAACTCTGAGACGATCGTGAATGAGCTGCGGCAGCGTTTTTACATTCCACGGCTGCGTGTGATTGTGAAAACTGTTGCAAATCGTTGCCAGGTTTGCAAAATTAAGAAAGCTAAACCTTGCGCACCTAGAATGGGACCGTTACCAATAGCGAGACTTTCTCCTTTCGTCCGCCCATTCAGTTACGTTGGGTTGGATTATTTTGGTCCAATTACTGTTAAGATAGGTAGGGCCAACGCAAAAAGGTGGATTGCACTTTTCACGTGCCTTACGATTCGGGCTGTGCACGTGGAAGTTGCCTTCGATCTTTCCACCCATAGCTGCATAGCGTGCATTAGGAGATTCATCGCTCGGAGGGGAGCTCCAATCGAGATTTACTCCGACAACGGGCGGAATTTTGTAGGAGCTCAACGTGTTTTGAAGGACCAGGTTGCTCGCATCTATGAGGACGTCGCTATCACATTCACTCATACCAAATGGGTGTTGATTCCACCTTATGCTCCCCACATGGGGGGTTCATGGGAACGCTTAGTTCGATCAATCAAAGTTGCCATGAAAAGCCTTCCGCAAGAACGTAAACTGGACGACGACGCGTTACATACTACGGCGGTGGAAGCGGAGGCCATCGTCAACACACGGCCGTTAACCTATCTGCCTCTAGATTCAGCAGAGCAGGAAGCCCTTAGCCCCAACCATTTCTTGCTGGGGTCTTCTAACGGGGTAAAACAACCAACGACCAGGATGGAAGATACTCCAAGAACAAACCGTCACATGTGGAATTTGATTCAGCACAACCTTGACCATTTTTGGCGCCGCTGGATCAGGGAATATTTACCCACGTTGACGAAAAGAACCAAATGGTTTGGCGAATCAAAGCCACTCCAAACCGGAGATTTGGTCGTGGTGATCGACGAGACGAAACGGAATGGATGGATACGAGGGAAAGTGCTGGAGATCAACCCAGGACGCGACGGAAGGATAAGGCAGGCAGTAGTTCAAACCTCAGACGGAGTGTTTCGGAGGCCTGCGgccaagttggccattttggaagTGCAGTCGGATGCTAAAGCTGTGTCTGGTACCCACCTTTACGGGGAGGGGAATGTTAGCACTGGCAGCCCTTCCGTGACCACTGTTGACGTCTTCGGTGACGGACAGCGACCTTCACCATGA
- the LOC134286460 gene encoding uncharacterized protein LOC134286460, translating into MRPIDIIIGAEYYMELLKHERRKVIDDSLTLQDTVFGWIVSGPDYCIMLSNPHLLSNPHLFDGGDPRSTFPILGSRDLPVNQHDVGRRIGLRGVFRNEEERCVVTLPKKERMILQLGGSRFRAIKLFLGVERRLVMNPELKKQYTEYRREYLDMDHRRELFWVNT; encoded by the coding sequence ATGAGACCGATAGACATCATCATCGGAGCAGAATACTACATGGAGCTGCTCAAGCATGAACGGCGAAAGGTAATAGACGACAGCCTGACTCTACAAGACACCGTGTTCGGATGGATTGTTTCCGGTCCCGACTACTGCATCATGCTCTCTAACCCGCATTTGCTCTCTAACCCGCATTTGTTCGACGGTGGAGATCCAAGATCAACTTTCCCAATTCTGGGAAGCAGGGACTTGCCAGTCAACCAGCACGATGTCGGTCGAAGAATCGGCCTGCGAGGAGTTTTCCGGAACGAAGAAGAGAGGTGCGTAGTCACGCTGCCGAAGAAGGAGCGGATGATCCTGCAGCTTGGCGGTTCCCGATTCAGAGCAATCAAGCTCTTCTTGGGAGTAGAGCGGCGGCTCGTGATGAATCCGGAACTGAAGAAGCAGTACACGGAGTACAGGCGCGAATATCTGGACATGGACCACAGGAGGGAGCTTTTCTGGGTAAATACGTGA